The following coding sequences are from one Anolis sagrei isolate rAnoSag1 chromosome 6, rAnoSag1.mat, whole genome shotgun sequence window:
- the MIF gene encoding macrophage migration inhibitory factor, translated as MPMFVLNTNVAAEGIPDSLTAEITDQLAKATGKPSQYIAVHVLPGQRMSFGGSSSEPCALCSLHSIGKIGAAQNKAYSKLLCALLQDKLHIPPDRVYINYYDMNAANVGWNGSTFA; from the exons ATGCCGATGTTCGTGCTGAACACCAACGTGGCGGCGGAAGGCATTCCGGACAGCTTGACCGCAGAGATCACCGACCAGCTGGCCAAGGCCACCGGGAAGCCCAGCCAG taCATCGCGGTGCACGTCCTTCCCGGCCAGCGCATGTCCTTTGGGGGCTCCTCGTCGGAGCCGTGCGCCCTGTGCAGCCTCCACAGCATCGGCAAGATCGGGGCCGCCCAGAACAAGGCCTACTCCAAGCTCCTCTGCGCACTCCTCCAGGACAAGCTACACATCCCGCCCGACAG GGTCTACATCAACTACTATGACATGAATGCGGCCAACGTGGGATGGAACGGATCCACTTTTGCGTAA